Part of the Toxotes jaculatrix isolate fToxJac2 chromosome 1, fToxJac2.pri, whole genome shotgun sequence genome, GTTCCAGTAAAGTTTAATTGCACAAGATAACTGCGTCCTCATTAttgacagagagcgagagcagcAGCATTACCTTATACAATTCTATGATGAATGGAaagtgagatgaaaaaaaaaaacatatggagCTGTAGTCTGTCTGTTCTCCAGCGAGGTTCAGTTTTATATCCCAGCAGTCTTAGTTTTAGCCACAGCATGGAAAATACTACCCAAATAATTTCAATCCAAGCTCACTACAGTTAAATAATGGATCCTTTGACATTAGACCTCACTCTGCAAGACAGCTAGCCACAATTTCTGACATGCAAATATGTACAGTGCCTGTCCAGCTTGAGCTGTCAGTAATGCTGACACAGAGTGTTGAGATGAGTCTGTAGCATTTGTTTCACAGGGTTTAAAAGTGTTTGATGTGGTTATTAACTTTTATccagaaccaaaacaaaatgaaaactggaCACTTTGTTCCTCCCTTTTTGAACATGTCAGTAATTCAAAAGGGTTGGCCTGAGGCTGATCTGTGTGATCTGATAGTGCTAGAGCAATTTTAATATTCTTCTCCACCTGAGGCTGTCACTCATTTCTGACATGGAGTGAAAACTGGAGCTGCCGCTGTGACAAATGAATATGTGTTGCCACATAAAAGGAAATTCTGAGATTATTGTGCTTCAGATGATAATGCTCCTGCTAAAGCTATTGATGAGTCAGCCACACTGTAAAGCAGAGTGAATCACACAGGTGGTAAGCTTTTGTCTCTCACTAGAAGTGATGAAGCACCGGTGAAAATTCTCCAAGATACAGAGAGGCATAGTCTCTGAAGAGAAGTGAAAAATTGTCAATGCAGAAGCCGAGTACATGCTCGATGACAACATTGGCATACCTTCTTCTGCTAGTTGGGCTTCTCCATGTTGCACAGACGTTCACAAAGTAAATGCTGTGACAAAGCAAGATTTTTATCTATTCTCGCCCTCTCGCCCTATAATAATACAGTTGGTGGAGTGAAATATATATGAAAGCATGATCTGTTCAAAGGGTACTGACAGGTGCCATTAACTCAAGAGCACAAGAAATATCTGGTCTGTTTTCATGGTCCACTGctgttcagtctgtacatgttgCATCAAGGCTTTACAATCCAGTGATGTGTCCTTAATTTGCAGGAGAGAACAAATTGGAGTGCAGTAACCATTCTCAGATCAGAAgttcattttacagtgaatatAAATGTTATTTCTCACCTCTGAAACCTTGCTCCTGAGAACCTGTCTGCTTGTCGAATATGAACCTCAGAACTGTGTCACAGGCCTTCTGCTTATTACCAGGGTTATATCAGAAGTTGATAAACCAGTCATTGGTTTTTATTGTCCAGGTTTCATGATTACATTGCATGTGCTCCATTCCTCTGCCTGCAattacacaaaaacatatatatctGTAATTGTTATGTGTTATATGTTCTCAGATGAGAAATTATATGGATATGCCCTGATTTCTTTCAAGACTGTTACTGAAGTTCACACATGCAATGTATGCAGTATGTTGAAGAAGTTATTACTGGTCATCAAGCAATTCCTTTGTACCATGACTACACTGTGATGGACTGGGGACAAGCTCTACACTCTTCATTCAGTGTAACAAAGCATTCCACTGCTCATCTTCAGTCAAAAGGTAAATAGACTTTAAACAAGACTACAAGTCAACAGCCATGCTAGAATTCTATTTAGGCACAACGCTGCTTTGAGCTTAATGTTAAAGTGTCCATGGCTGTTTGAAGAGGAACTGGATACCATGTTTTAAAATAGCAGCCCATTCATTCCTATGGACACTTGGAGCATAGctgaaaaatgttcatgtttcaaAAAATGTCATCTGGCAGAATCACTGACCGTCCAAACATcaccagctctgtgaggctaaAAATCCAAACCTACCCTCTAACTTTGTTGTAGAACTTAAGTCCCTTCAGTAGGCACAGACCATATTGCAGTTATAATTTTACCGCATTTAATACAACTGATTTTATGTTAATATTTGATGTGTACATGTACCTTATATATAAAGATGGATTTTTGCCCCCGTCAACTTAACATGATTTTCCTAATGTGCTTTTGGCCCCACACTTCAGGATGTAGCATTTTCTAGAGGTTTGTGGTTCGGTATGTAAATACCAAACATCTGCAAACCAACTGCACTAAACCTCTGCTGCATCAGTCATAGCTGACAAAGATCCAGCCACTACCAGAACACTGTCAACGAGTAAATAAACTATAAACTGTAGTTTGTGTACAGTCTTGTGATAATGTGTGTATAGCTGAGCTCCTTGGCCACTGATATGTTACCATGGGTCAACACTTACTCTTCCTATAGgcactttttaaaatcaaacattGCTGCTCAATGACATTACAGTTGAGAAGACTGTTTTCATGATTGTTCCTAGCCTCTGTCAATCAAGAGCACATTAATTTATTGCAAATATACAGCACAAATACATGAATGCAGTAAATGTACTGTCGATGCAAATGTCTTAAAACAGACAAGAGTAAAAGCTAAAAGTAAATTCCATTCGATGAggttgtgtgtgcagtgttcaCATCAGGGAATAAAATTACTGTTGTAACATCACAACACTGAGTTTTCCCTCTTCTGATGTGAAGCATCAGTTCCTCCTTTTCTGCTAACAAACAGTCCACCCTCTGTCCGGCAGGGTGTTGTCTTTTTCAGGTTCTGATGCAGGTAGCCATTATAGAAGTCAGCCGCTGTCAGTCTTTTCTTCAGGAGCACTGCCTTGAATCCCACCCAGCCATCCTGGAACAGGGAACATgttgattgaaaaaaacaaaacaaaacaaaacaaaacagcaaaatagaAGTCATCTGGAATTATTGAAAAATGAGTGATGAGTCTGATGTGACTTTGTTGTTATGCTAATATAGTGAATGCTGTGGAAATGTgcattacattattttattattttggcgatattttatgcctttattatagCCAACTGCAGCTCAACATTTTAATTCATATGGTCCCAtcagttattttaaaatgaaatttatatTTGGTCAAATgactaaattaaaataaaggtCCTATTATGAACACTAGGTGGCACTAACACCATTTGGGCACTTTGATTGCTGCTCTTTCTGAACAAAAGAGACTTTGCCAATCACAGTCAAGACATGGTAACAGTACCAAGAACACAAAACATGACAGTGAATGCAAGAGAtcccagacacacaaaatgactcGTTTTTTTACAGAGCTGAAGGTGAAGTTTGGTGGTTTCATTTTCCAAGAGTCTGCTGTTGTGATTTAACCCAAGAACCTTTAACCAAAGAAGATATTTTGAAACAAAACCCTGAATCCTTCAAATCCTCCCCGgctaaagagacagaacagaggTGAGACAATTTGCAGTTTCAACTGTTTGACAGACAAATCAGTGCTGGTAATGCCGCACACTTCCCATCTCCAGCTTCCCAAACACCAAAGTTTCTGTGAACTTGGGGAAATATGTGACTGAGTTCACATCAATCACCGAATTTAACCAGCACCTGTAAGATTTCACTGCCACTGAGAAGGACCTCATCCTGTTCTCAAAGACCTGCTCTGTTGATTTGGAAGGAGCACGAGAGGATGTGCAGTTGGAGTTGAAATGCCATGTGAAGATGTTCTCCAcagacaccaccagcagcacccAATGTCAGAGTCCTACAGGGGTTTGGAAGAGTGCAGATTTCTCCAGATGTGGCACTTTGCCCAAAGATGTTGAGTTTCTTTGGCTCTACATACATATTCATTCTCTCTAATGACAGTGAACAGGAGCAGACTGAGGTCCAAGAGAAAAGACAGTCACCTCTGTGATGTACTTCAAACCTGGACAAACCgaggacattttatttatgcatCACCCAGTTCTTTTTAAAGAGACATGATTTGATGCGGCAGTGATTGTGGAATAGAGAGGGACAGGGTCAGGTTTAGATCAGATTTGGACAGACCTTACAGCAGACAGCCAAAGTATTGGACTCCTTCTGATAGGTCACTGAGCCAGGGACAGGTCTCCTTGTTGGATCTGCAAAACAACATGTCAGAGATATATGACAGGGTCCAGGTTCAGGGTCATGGCACTCAGGTTATGCATTACTGCAGTAGCAGAGggcaacagcaaatacacatGCATGAGTGTCAAACCTCTGGCCTCTCACTCTCAATGTCTCAAACACGGACACATAACATTCTTCTAGACAGCTTTCAGATGGAACAATATGCTTCGCAATCTGCTTCATTTCAAGCTTCCTGATTGGATGTTTCTCACAGCAGTGCTCTATGGGAATTCAAAACTTGTCATGAACTTTGTCTACCTTTGGAAATTAACTATTTATTTAGCTAAACAAAGCTGCTTATTGTTTGTACTAGTGCTTAAAAAAGGAGAATTTAGGAGTTTGACAAGCTCCAAATGTCACCTGATACTGTGCACAGAAAGCACACATACATCTGCTACTCAAGTTGACTCTGCTGCATTAAGCTTCTCCATCTGATCAATCAGCCCCCCCAAAAATGtgcatatactgtaaatatatcCATGgattaaataaatctgatttgaACAAACGTACCTGATAatgaaatgtgatattttcCTACAAAATCGAGAAGTTTTATTGTCCTGCCCATCCATGTGGTCCTCAAGGGTACCTGATGACAGAGAGATGGAtcatcacagtgacacagtcaCAAAGGATCATAACACTAGGAGTCTCttaaacactgacacaagctTCAAACTACAACTTTCCTCTTCAGAGCTACTGACAAAGCTGCAGAGCAACTTTTTGTAGGGAACTAAGAGAAGGGGCGGGGCTGACCCATCTgacatcatgttttatttaagaaCCTACAAACTGTTACCACAGTGACTggtgatagatagatagacagatagatagacagatagatagatagatagatagatagatagatagatagatagatagatagatagatagatagatagatagatagatagatagagaggtAGCCTCTTAATTTCAGTAGTTTGTCCTAACTCTTTGTTTAActtcagctttcagttgttgagTGAACATGGCCACAGATCAGTTCTCATTACCCGGGATCCGATGGCACGATATAGACGATCGATTTGGTCACAACTCTGTTCCTCCCACACCACCCAGCTCATGGAAGTGTTGATTTTTGGAGCTGTTGGAGGAAATTGAGGTGTAAGTTGGAAGGATTTGTGATGATTTATGTTTGGTAAAACTGTGCGTATGTAGCTCAGACCTACGTACCAAATGTtgcacctgtctgtgtctgctccctTTTATGTGCTATTTTCTCAGGCAGTGTCCTCAACGTATCAATCAGCTGCAATCGAGAAAACGAATACAGTAAAAAGGTCAGCATCTTGTGACTAAGAGGATAAGGTATCCTCTGTGAATATACACATTCCAACAGCTCACCAGATGTGCTCCCTTAGTGGCTAGGATATCTCCAAGCTCATCAGCAGTACAGTTCTCAGGGACCTGATGGAGCTCTTGGTTGAGAATGGGGCCCACGTCAAACCTGGGATGTGAAGATATTTTTAATCtgtgttaagaaaaaaaaaccaggaaGAACACAGAGAGGTTTTCCTTCTGTTTACCTGCGGGGGCGGATCTGCATGATGGTGACTCCCGTCATAGTGTCACCATGCAAAATGGTGTGGAAGACGGGTGCTGGACCTCTCCACCTCGGCAGCAGGCTGGGGTGAACGTTCAAAATCCCACTGAAGTGACAGAGCAGGAGCACAGTGGGAGAGGAATTACAACATCTCCTTTCTGAAAACTTGAATATGTCCTAAATACAGC contains:
- the mtfmt gene encoding methionyl-tRNA formyltransferase, mitochondrial, whose translation is MWTSRKTAGATLKILKHVQRCCVLRVLQREADGQRRLCRCMSSSGPPWRLLFFGSDQFAVESLKLLASSRSSSDEVVDSLEVVTLPGDVPVKRFALQNQLPVHSWPPDNVDGRFDVGVVVSFGCLLPERLINKFPYGILNVHPSLLPRWRGPAPVFHTILHGDTMTGVTIMQIRPRRFDVGPILNQELHQVPENCTADELGDILATKGAHLLIDTLRTLPEKIAHKREQTQTGATFAPKINTSMSWVVWEEQSCDQIDRLYRAIGSRVPLRTTWMGRTIKLLDFVGKYHISLSDPTRRPVPGSVTYQKESNTLAVCCKDGWVGFKAVLLKKRLTAADFYNGYLHQNLKKTTPCRTEGGLFVSRKGGTDASHQKRENSVL